From Paenibacillus sp. V4I7, one genomic window encodes:
- a CDS encoding carbohydrate ABC transporter permease, giving the protein MRFNSKRLSDWKWAYIMIMPLMLGLLVFYMWPVFQTFYFSFTEWGAFGKYTWTGLANYKMLFTDKELLQAIRNTSIYIILAVPIGIILSILLAVLLNQQVKGLSIYRTLYFLPVVTMPAAIAMVWKWLYNSDFGLINYVLGLLSIPGPHWLTDNRTALLSIIIVAIWCSIGSHMIIFLSGLQGISSSYYEAASIDGAGPVTKFMRITIPLLTPTIFFVLVTSLIGAFQVFDFIYMMVGDIVMESTQSIVFLYYKYGFLKNNKGYASSIAVLLFTIIMIITYIQMKIQKKWVHYE; this is encoded by the coding sequence ATGCGATTCAACTCGAAGAGGCTATCCGATTGGAAGTGGGCATATATCATGATTATGCCACTCATGCTTGGCTTACTGGTGTTTTATATGTGGCCTGTGTTCCAAACCTTTTATTTTTCCTTTACGGAATGGGGGGCTTTTGGCAAATACACCTGGACTGGCTTGGCGAATTACAAAATGCTGTTTACGGATAAAGAGCTGCTTCAAGCAATCCGGAATACAAGCATTTATATCATCCTAGCTGTGCCGATCGGGATCATCCTGTCCATCCTGCTGGCTGTACTGTTAAATCAACAGGTCAAAGGGTTGTCCATCTACCGTACACTGTATTTTCTTCCGGTCGTAACCATGCCGGCCGCGATCGCAATGGTCTGGAAATGGTTATACAACTCTGATTTCGGTTTGATCAATTACGTTCTTGGTTTATTGTCAATTCCGGGTCCTCACTGGTTGACGGATAATCGCACAGCGTTGTTATCGATTATTATTGTTGCTATCTGGTGTTCCATTGGCAGCCACATGATTATATTTTTGTCCGGACTTCAAGGTATCTCATCTTCCTACTATGAAGCCGCATCCATTGACGGTGCGGGGCCAGTAACCAAATTTATGCGTATTACGATACCTCTCTTGACGCCAACCATTTTTTTCGTACTGGTTACTTCCCTGATTGGCGCTTTTCAGGTTTTCGACTTCATATATATGATGGTAGGCGATATTGTCATGGAATCTACGCAGTCGATTGTGTTCTTATATTATAAATACGGCTTCTTGAAAAATAACAAGGGCTACGCGTCATCAATCGCAGTCTTGCTGTTTACCATTATTATGATAATTACGTATATCCAAATGAAAATTCAGAAGAAATGGGTTCACTACGAATGA
- a CDS encoding helix-turn-helix domain-containing protein → MNEPIHKMVGRKLLNIRKTRGLSLDQVADLTGVSKAMLGQIERGDSNPTISVLWKIVSGLQISFTSLIEDTEPKITVVRAAGLSPFEEEDGQYRAFPLFPFHPQKSFEIYTVEMEQGCTHASEPHNEGVEEYILMVEGNLDLTISQESYTLKAGDAIHFSADRPHTYTNTSDAKAVYKTLIYYPPS, encoded by the coding sequence ATGAACGAACCGATACATAAAATGGTGGGTCGAAAACTTTTAAACATTCGTAAAACAAGAGGATTAAGCTTAGATCAAGTCGCTGATCTGACTGGTGTCAGCAAAGCGATGCTGGGGCAAATTGAACGAGGAGATTCGAATCCGACGATTTCCGTACTCTGGAAAATCGTGAGCGGCTTACAAATTTCGTTTACAAGTCTAATCGAAGATACCGAACCGAAGATTACGGTTGTCCGTGCAGCTGGGCTTTCTCCATTTGAAGAAGAAGATGGACAGTATCGCGCGTTCCCGCTCTTCCCTTTCCACCCTCAAAAGAGCTTTGAAATTTATACAGTTGAAATGGAACAAGGCTGTACCCATGCCTCTGAACCTCATAATGAGGGCGTAGAAGAATACATTCTCATGGTTGAAGGAAATCTGGATTTAACCATCTCTCAGGAAAGCTATACGCTGAAAGCTGGCGATGCCATTCATTTCTCAGCAGATCGCCCCCATACGTATACGAATACATCTGACGCTAAAGCCGTCTATAAAACCTTAATTTACTATCCGCCTTCTTAA
- a CDS encoding CapA family protein, translating to MMIRIAVIVTILFLASGRLNSFTKPNEIKSKAEQTLPPIKPSQPISPIEKESGVTKVTLGAIGDILIHDRVYLDAEQSNGTYNFKKMFAEVQRVLQVPDILVANQETMIGGKELRLSAYPSFNSPHEVGDALKDAGVDLVTMANNHSLDRGEKVIHSALTYWDTLGIPYTGAFKSHTDHDRIRTITKNGITFSFLSYTYGTNGIPIPQGKSYLVNMINETQIRDDVEKAKPISDVVVVAMHWGQEYERFPNKTQIGLAQKLADLGVHIVIGNHPHVLQPPAWVKGKKGNETLVLYSLGNFLSGQSELYTRVGGMASIDVVKSKTLDKSTIKLSKPSFHPTYNYDLNWRNFKIISMDRLTDKQLNNARSHFEQTKKHMSTSIQDLHILTSN from the coding sequence ATGATGATACGTATTGCTGTGATTGTTACAATCCTGTTTTTGGCCTCCGGCCGCTTGAATAGCTTCACAAAACCCAACGAGATAAAATCAAAAGCAGAACAGACTTTGCCACCAATCAAGCCATCCCAACCCATTTCACCTATAGAAAAAGAGTCGGGAGTAACCAAAGTTACGTTGGGAGCAATTGGTGATATTTTAATTCACGATCGTGTCTATCTCGACGCAGAACAAAGTAATGGAACCTACAATTTCAAAAAAATGTTTGCAGAAGTTCAGAGGGTGTTACAAGTTCCCGATATTCTTGTAGCTAATCAAGAGACGATGATTGGAGGCAAGGAACTGAGACTCTCCGCCTATCCTTCCTTTAACAGCCCGCATGAAGTTGGAGATGCATTGAAGGATGCAGGCGTGGATCTTGTTACTATGGCTAATAATCATTCCCTTGATAGAGGAGAGAAGGTTATTCATAGTGCTCTTACTTACTGGGACACACTGGGGATCCCTTACACAGGGGCTTTCAAATCACATACAGATCATGACAGGATTAGGACAATAACTAAGAATGGTATCACATTTTCGTTTTTGAGTTACACCTATGGGACCAACGGTATTCCAATTCCCCAAGGGAAGTCTTATTTGGTAAATATGATTAATGAGACCCAAATTCGTGATGATGTGGAAAAAGCCAAACCAATTTCCGATGTCGTTGTGGTTGCTATGCATTGGGGCCAGGAATATGAACGGTTCCCGAATAAAACTCAAATCGGACTCGCTCAAAAGCTGGCGGATCTTGGTGTTCATATTGTTATCGGTAATCACCCGCATGTTCTACAACCTCCGGCATGGGTAAAAGGGAAAAAAGGAAATGAAACCTTAGTTCTTTATTCACTAGGAAATTTTCTATCTGGTCAGAGTGAGTTATATACAAGAGTTGGAGGGATGGCATCCATTGATGTTGTCAAAAGTAAAACCTTAGATAAATCCACGATTAAATTGAGCAAGCCAAGTTTTCACCCTACTTACAACTATGATCTTAATTGGCGGAATTTCAAGATTATTTCAATGGATCGCTTAACCGATAAACAACTAAATAATGCTAGGTCTCACTTTGAACAGACGAAAAAACATATGAGCACATCTATACAAGATTTGCATATCCTTACATCCAATTAA
- a CDS encoding carbohydrate ABC transporter permease, with amino-acid sequence MNTRIHQRKSVQTGFIHLILILGAVIMVTPFIWMFLTSVKTLGESTAIPPVLLPKTFQWSNYSKVFLNLPFFTFYWNTFITTVIKVIGQLIICSLAAYAFARISFPGRHFFFILMLSVLMVPGQVFLIPQYMIMKELGWLNSLTALIVPGLFSAFGTFLLRQFFMTLPHELEEAAKLDGCNQFRIYWQIMLPLAKSGMIALAIFTMLWSWNDLMWPLIVNSSPDKMVLSAGIAFLQGEHKTNYTIIMAGSMMAILPMIIIFFIFQRSFIQGIAFTGSKS; translated from the coding sequence ATGAACACCAGAATCCATCAACGAAAATCAGTTCAGACCGGGTTCATTCATCTTATTCTAATCCTAGGTGCTGTTATCATGGTAACTCCCTTCATCTGGATGTTTCTTACTTCGGTGAAAACGTTAGGAGAGTCAACGGCGATACCTCCGGTTCTACTTCCTAAAACGTTTCAATGGAGCAATTACTCGAAGGTGTTTTTGAACTTGCCATTTTTCACTTTTTACTGGAATACATTTATTACAACGGTGATAAAAGTAATCGGCCAATTAATCATTTGCTCGCTAGCTGCCTATGCTTTTGCCCGAATTAGCTTTCCGGGGCGTCATTTCTTTTTCATTCTGATGCTGTCCGTACTTATGGTGCCGGGTCAAGTATTCCTCATTCCACAGTATATGATTATGAAAGAACTAGGGTGGCTCAACTCGCTTACCGCACTCATCGTTCCAGGTTTATTCAGTGCTTTCGGTACATTTCTACTGCGTCAATTTTTCATGACACTGCCGCACGAGCTTGAAGAAGCCGCTAAGCTTGATGGCTGCAATCAATTTCGTATTTATTGGCAGATCATGCTGCCTTTGGCAAAATCGGGGATGATTGCTCTCGCTATTTTCACCATGTTGTGGTCGTGGAACGATCTGATGTGGCCGCTCATCGTTAACAGCTCACCGGACAAAATGGTGCTATCAGCCGGTATTGCATTCCTCCAAGGCGAGCATAAAACGAATTACACGATTATTATGGCAGGCTCTATGATGGCCATTTTGCCTATGATTATTATCTTCTTTATTTTCCAACGCTCATTTATTCAAGGGATTGCTTTTACAGGCAGCAAGTCCTAA
- a CDS encoding Crp/Fnr family transcriptional regulator: MLDLQPNFVFEEGQFLDHAVLILEGTVRMYKISGSGREITLYRVNGGECCPLMMSSILGETEYEASACIEKPCAVVAIPVDVFKDWMDRYKSFRQFIFKMFAKRIIIMSNLLDSINFKSIRGRIAEYLVEMTEDGRDSLTITHDTLSIELGTAREVISRTLKSLEKEGLLQLSRGQISHILRQDLKKYIEQ; this comes from the coding sequence ATGTTAGATTTACAGCCTAACTTTGTATTTGAAGAGGGCCAGTTCTTGGATCATGCCGTTTTAATTCTGGAAGGAACCGTAAGAATGTATAAGATCAGCGGCAGCGGTAGAGAGATCACCCTGTATCGAGTCAATGGCGGGGAATGCTGTCCCCTCATGATGTCGAGCATTCTCGGCGAGACCGAATATGAAGCTTCAGCTTGCATTGAAAAGCCTTGCGCTGTAGTTGCTATACCAGTTGACGTTTTTAAAGACTGGATGGACCGTTATAAAAGCTTTCGACAGTTTATTTTTAAAATGTTTGCCAAACGAATTATCATTATGTCCAACTTACTGGATAGCATCAACTTCAAATCAATCCGCGGCCGAATCGCGGAATATCTGGTTGAGATGACCGAGGATGGACGCGATAGCCTTACCATTACGCATGATACCCTTTCCATAGAGCTGGGAACGGCCCGCGAAGTGATCAGCAGAACACTGAAATCGCTCGAGAAAGAAGGGCTGCTGCAATTATCCAGAGGCCAGATTTCTCATATACTGCGTCAAGACTTGAAAAAATATATAGAACAATAA
- a CDS encoding glycine C-acetyltransferase, whose translation MNYLNDLKADIEGWKREGRYRSIKVWESGSDSWMYLDGKKILQMSSNNYLGLTHHPKLKEAAIAAIEKYGVGSGSVRTITGTLDIHDELEIELAKFKGTEAALVFQSGFTANQGALSAVLGPDDVVISDELNHASIIDGIRLTKASRKIFAHKDMNQLEAILKETQKHRKRVVVTDGVFSMDGDIAPLPDIVQLAEAYDAIVYVDDAHASGVLGTNGKGSTDHFGLHGRVHIQIGTLSKAIGAVGGYVAGAQLLKEHLIHTARPFLFSTSQTPAVAATCLAAIQVLKESSDLVTKLWDNANGFRASLQRLGFNTGASETPIIPIIIGDPAQTMRFSDRLLEEGVFAQGIIYPTVAMDKGRVRLIVTAQHTKEDLTFALDRLQKVGQEFGLI comes from the coding sequence ATGAACTATTTGAACGATTTGAAAGCGGACATCGAAGGGTGGAAGCGAGAAGGAAGATACCGCTCCATTAAAGTATGGGAGAGCGGTTCTGACTCCTGGATGTACCTGGATGGTAAGAAAATTCTTCAAATGTCTTCCAATAACTATTTGGGCTTGACCCATCACCCAAAGCTCAAGGAAGCGGCGATCGCAGCTATCGAGAAGTATGGGGTTGGCAGCGGTTCTGTGCGGACGATTACGGGAACTCTCGATATTCATGATGAACTGGAAATCGAGCTAGCCAAGTTTAAAGGCACAGAGGCGGCCCTTGTGTTTCAATCCGGTTTTACAGCGAACCAAGGCGCATTGTCAGCCGTTCTTGGACCCGACGATGTGGTGATTAGCGATGAGCTGAATCATGCGAGTATCATTGATGGCATTCGCTTAACGAAGGCGAGCCGTAAAATTTTCGCTCACAAGGACATGAATCAGCTTGAAGCCATTTTGAAAGAAACGCAGAAGCATCGTAAACGTGTTGTTGTGACGGATGGTGTATTCAGTATGGATGGCGATATCGCGCCGCTGCCCGACATTGTTCAACTAGCAGAAGCCTACGACGCTATTGTGTATGTAGATGATGCTCACGCGAGCGGGGTCCTTGGCACCAACGGGAAAGGTTCGACGGATCATTTCGGTCTTCATGGAAGAGTGCATATCCAAATAGGAACCTTATCCAAAGCAATCGGAGCCGTTGGTGGCTATGTTGCCGGTGCACAGCTCTTGAAAGAACATTTGATTCATACGGCAAGACCGTTTCTATTCAGTACATCACAAACGCCTGCGGTTGCAGCAACATGCTTGGCCGCTATTCAAGTGCTTAAGGAAAGCTCAGATTTAGTAACAAAGCTCTGGGACAACGCTAATGGATTCCGAGCATCTCTGCAGCGGTTAGGTTTTAACACGGGCGCTAGTGAGACACCTATCATACCGATTATAATAGGCGATCCCGCACAAACCATGCGCTTTTCGGATCGTTTGCTGGAAGAAGGCGTGTTCGCTCAAGGTATCATCTATCCGACGGTCGCCATGGATAAAGGCCGAGTGCGGCTTATTGTAACGGCTCAGCATACAAAAGAAGACTTAACATTTGCCTTAGATAGATTGCAAAAGGTCGGTCAGGAGTTCGGACTGATCTAG
- a CDS encoding DUF2892 domain-containing protein: MMKNVGGTDRVIRIILGVALLSLFYFLPGYWKLAGLISLPFLITGIAQKCAINQMLGRNTCKIR, encoded by the coding sequence ATGATGAAAAATGTTGGCGGAACAGATCGTGTAATTCGAATTATTTTGGGTGTAGCGCTATTGTCGTTGTTTTACTTCTTACCTGGTTACTGGAAATTAGCAGGATTGATCTCACTGCCGTTCCTTATTACAGGCATAGCCCAAAAATGTGCGATTAATCAAATGCTTGGCCGTAATACTTGCAAAATTCGTTAA
- a CDS encoding Gfo/Idh/MocA family protein, which yields MQKVTAILLGAGSRGAHAYAPYALNYPHELDIIAVAEPDEDRRAAFIAAHGISQDHAHADWEELLAQPKLADIAIICTQDQMHYEPTLKALELGYHVLLEKPMSPSPEECVEMELMAKKHNRLLTICHVLRYTAFWTAMKRVIDEGKIGQIVSIQLNENVGNMHMAHSFVRGNWNNSDTSSPMILAKSCHDMDILSYIMGEPCERVSSFGSLMHFNAENAPEGAPARCLDGCPAEASCQYYAPKYYLGSGRGWSAKFTTDTSLEGILEALRTTPYGKCVYRSDNNVVDHQVVNMEFASGATAMFSMCGFTRDNTRIVQVMGTKGEIRGNMEEHTFTVHDFVTNEQNVIHVHASEEGHSGGDVGIVRSFLREVRGYAGGESESSAAASVRSHLMAFAAEESRVNGGKPIEIEQFYKKLVKV from the coding sequence ATGCAAAAAGTTACAGCCATACTGCTCGGAGCCGGTAGTCGCGGTGCCCATGCTTATGCGCCTTACGCGCTTAATTATCCTCACGAGCTTGATATTATCGCGGTAGCGGAGCCGGATGAAGATAGGAGGGCAGCTTTTATTGCTGCTCACGGAATTTCCCAGGATCATGCCCATGCTGATTGGGAAGAGCTTTTGGCTCAGCCGAAGCTAGCCGATATCGCCATCATTTGTACGCAGGATCAGATGCATTACGAGCCGACGCTGAAGGCGCTTGAGCTTGGTTACCACGTCCTTCTCGAGAAACCAATGTCTCCAAGTCCAGAGGAATGCGTCGAAATGGAGCTTATGGCTAAAAAGCATAATCGCTTGTTGACGATATGCCATGTACTTCGTTATACGGCGTTCTGGACGGCGATGAAACGTGTCATCGATGAAGGGAAAATTGGACAAATTGTCTCCATTCAACTCAATGAGAATGTCGGCAATATGCATATGGCGCACAGCTTTGTCCGCGGCAACTGGAATAACTCGGACACTTCGAGTCCGATGATCTTGGCCAAATCGTGCCACGATATGGATATTTTATCGTATATCATGGGTGAGCCTTGCGAGCGTGTTAGTTCATTCGGATCACTTATGCATTTTAATGCTGAGAACGCGCCAGAAGGCGCGCCTGCACGTTGTCTCGACGGCTGTCCGGCGGAAGCCAGCTGCCAATACTATGCGCCTAAATATTATTTGGGCTCCGGTCGGGGCTGGTCAGCTAAGTTCACAACGGATACTAGCTTAGAGGGCATACTGGAGGCGCTTCGCACAACGCCATACGGCAAATGCGTATACCGCAGCGATAACAATGTCGTTGATCATCAGGTAGTGAATATGGAATTTGCCAGCGGGGCAACTGCGATGTTCAGCATGTGCGGGTTTACGCGGGATAATACGCGCATTGTGCAAGTCATGGGAACGAAGGGTGAAATTAGAGGAAACATGGAAGAGCATACATTCACTGTACATGATTTTGTGACGAATGAGCAGAATGTGATTCATGTCCATGCATCCGAAGAAGGGCACAGCGGCGGCGATGTGGGTATCGTGCGCAGTTTTCTTCGCGAGGTTCGCGGATATGCAGGAGGAGAAAGTGAATCATCCGCAGCTGCTTCTGTCCGCAGCCATCTGATGGCTTTTGCTGCTGAGGAATCGCGTGTGAACGGCGGAAAGCCGATCGAAATCGAGCAATTTTACAAGAAACTAGTTAAGGTATAA
- the tdh gene encoding L-threonine 3-dehydrogenase encodes MGATMIGLVKEHRGPGAILKEVPIPTCGADEVLVRIKATSICGTDLHIYNWDAWADKTVVTPNVFGHEFAGFVVEVGERVTGVAIGDYVSAEGHMVCGTCKACRTGNADVCPNTRSFGITAPGCFAEYAVVKATNIIHNAPDLPFEIACLQDPLGNAVQAVLSGDIVGKSVAIIGVGPIGLLAIQVAKACGAGAIYAADINPNRLELARQMGADFTINAMETRISKALRQMTDGEGVEVVLEMSGNPQAIVDGFEAAANAGRVSLLGIPTKEVSLDLTNQIIFKGLRVEGITGRKMYQSWYQMKGLLNQKRIDLASVITHRFTLDQYKEAFRLMDQGQCGKIVFTH; translated from the coding sequence ATGGGCGCTACCATGATTGGACTGGTTAAAGAGCACAGGGGACCTGGTGCCATACTGAAAGAAGTACCTATTCCGACTTGCGGAGCCGACGAGGTTCTTGTCCGCATTAAAGCAACCTCGATTTGCGGAACAGACTTACATATTTACAATTGGGATGCCTGGGCAGACAAAACCGTTGTAACGCCGAACGTTTTTGGACATGAATTCGCAGGCTTTGTTGTCGAAGTCGGAGAACGGGTCACGGGTGTTGCAATCGGTGACTATGTTTCTGCGGAAGGCCACATGGTATGCGGTACCTGTAAAGCATGCCGGACGGGAAATGCGGATGTGTGCCCGAATACAAGAAGCTTCGGGATTACGGCACCTGGCTGCTTTGCCGAGTATGCCGTTGTGAAGGCAACTAACATTATTCATAATGCTCCTGATCTTCCGTTTGAAATCGCTTGCTTGCAGGATCCGCTTGGTAACGCCGTGCAAGCGGTTCTGTCCGGCGACATTGTAGGAAAGTCAGTTGCCATTATTGGTGTTGGCCCGATTGGTTTATTGGCTATTCAAGTAGCCAAGGCTTGCGGAGCAGGAGCTATTTATGCCGCGGATATTAACCCTAACCGCTTGGAGCTCGCTCGGCAAATGGGCGCGGATTTTACGATTAACGCTATGGAAACGCGAATATCCAAGGCTCTCCGACAAATGACGGATGGAGAAGGCGTTGAAGTTGTTCTTGAAATGTCCGGAAATCCGCAAGCGATCGTAGACGGCTTTGAAGCTGCGGCTAACGCGGGCAGAGTGTCCTTGCTCGGGATTCCAACCAAAGAGGTGAGCCTGGACCTAACGAATCAAATTATTTTTAAAGGGCTGCGCGTTGAAGGTATCACTGGGCGAAAGATGTACCAATCCTGGTATCAAATGAAGGGATTACTGAACCAGAAGCGAATTGATCTGGCATCGGTTATTACACATAGATTTACACTAGATCAGTATAAGGAAGCGTTCCGGTTAATGGATCAAGGTCAATGCGGCAAAATTGTATTTACACACTAG
- a CDS encoding right-handed parallel beta-helix repeat-containing protein gives MFTDKSIYVKDFTRPSEEDSAAGIREAINRAIEVGAERVVFEPGRYRLVSVKRLETEGMVHDAGSGNQQSKECHIPINDSRGLTLQGAVGEDGEPATVLVGFNDEAIHGYLPSILWCENNENLSLLNLAFTREPEFSSAGVVIARTDTSITVKVFDGNPCHEGMGTYCMNRLDPVTGALIGESVTYGGGAEAAWKLIGERTLVLNSESVASKVRLGEHLSWHQGAQTDFQTYFARCNHLELNNLRVMNANGFAMLAESCRHITADRVVFKPDGNRLFTAPRDAWKLFKCGGRIEISRMYVEGVRMDGQNVQSNWLFFASRLSPREALFFGKYTFAALLAGSHIEFYNGEHMEKRVIADWFHEGKQEGGHLYRVQFTQDIPQFAADGSLCAADYWEADSYTCTHSEFVNIAGAGHLIRNDHVTIAKCTYRNTMNPGILLGAELPTHAEGGHATNIQIVDCEFDHCGFHPRYGAVGCIGIKSAGFDGKHNRNVTIKGNLFKNSAIGLHAIDADEVVVRNNRFENVDQPLVVAPGITGRIDFE, from the coding sequence TTGTTTACTGATAAAAGCATCTATGTAAAAGATTTTACACGTCCATCTGAAGAGGACAGCGCAGCAGGCATCCGTGAGGCAATTAACAGGGCTATTGAGGTGGGTGCGGAAAGAGTTGTATTTGAACCAGGGAGATATAGGTTGGTTTCCGTTAAGCGGCTAGAGACCGAAGGAATGGTACATGATGCAGGAAGCGGCAATCAACAATCAAAAGAATGTCATATTCCTATTAACGATTCAAGAGGATTAACACTGCAAGGTGCTGTCGGAGAAGACGGTGAACCGGCAACTGTGCTGGTCGGTTTCAATGACGAGGCTATACATGGATATTTGCCATCGATCTTATGGTGTGAGAACAATGAGAACCTGTCGCTGCTGAATCTCGCGTTTACAAGAGAGCCTGAATTCTCATCTGCAGGTGTGGTCATAGCACGTACAGATACGTCCATTACAGTGAAAGTCTTCGATGGTAATCCATGCCATGAGGGAATGGGTACTTACTGTATGAACCGATTGGACCCCGTTACGGGGGCGCTGATTGGGGAAAGTGTCACTTATGGCGGAGGCGCAGAAGCTGCTTGGAAGTTAATAGGTGAACGGACGCTTGTCTTGAATAGTGAGAGTGTGGCTTCCAAAGTTCGGCTAGGCGAGCATCTTTCGTGGCACCAAGGAGCGCAAACGGATTTCCAGACTTACTTTGCCAGATGTAATCATCTCGAACTGAACAATCTACGTGTGATGAATGCTAACGGATTTGCAATGCTAGCAGAGAGCTGTCGCCATATCACAGCTGATCGGGTCGTTTTCAAACCTGATGGGAATAGATTGTTTACGGCACCGCGAGACGCATGGAAGCTGTTTAAGTGCGGCGGGCGAATTGAAATCAGCAGGATGTATGTGGAAGGTGTCAGAATGGATGGGCAAAATGTTCAAAGCAACTGGCTATTCTTTGCCAGCAGGCTTTCACCGCGCGAAGCACTTTTCTTCGGGAAGTATACGTTTGCCGCATTGCTGGCAGGCAGCCATATAGAATTCTACAATGGTGAACATATGGAGAAACGTGTGATTGCTGATTGGTTCCATGAAGGGAAGCAGGAGGGCGGTCATCTATATCGCGTTCAATTCACACAAGATATTCCTCAATTTGCAGCGGATGGAAGTCTATGTGCGGCCGATTATTGGGAGGCTGACAGCTACACGTGTACCCACTCCGAGTTTGTCAACATTGCTGGAGCTGGGCATCTTATCAGGAATGATCATGTTACGATTGCGAAATGCACATACCGAAACACGATGAATCCGGGGATTTTGCTTGGTGCTGAGCTGCCAACTCATGCCGAGGGAGGACATGCCACGAACATTCAAATCGTGGACTGCGAGTTCGATCATTGCGGCTTTCATCCGCGGTATGGCGCTGTAGGCTGCATTGGCATCAAATCCGCAGGCTTCGACGGGAAACATAATCGAAATGTTACGATTAAGGGGAATCTCTTCAAGAATTCGGCGATCGGCCTTCATGCCATTGATGCTGATGAAGTCGTGGTGAGGAATAACCGATTCGAAAATGTGGATCAACCCTTGGTTGTTGCACCGGGCATTACGGGTAGGATTGATTTTGAATAA
- a CDS encoding DoxX family protein, translating to MKNNYHIGALIIRVLLGITFFAHGVAKYQGGIGNIAGWFDSIGIPGFMAYVVATIELIGGLALILGFGTRIVSALMVIILLVATFKVKLAVGFFGNGQMAGYELDLSMIGAATYLLLNGSYVISIDSLFKKGQKPTQLV from the coding sequence GTGAAAAATAATTATCATATTGGCGCATTAATCATAAGAGTACTGTTAGGAATTACCTTCTTTGCTCATGGGGTTGCTAAGTATCAAGGAGGTATTGGCAATATTGCAGGTTGGTTTGACAGCATCGGTATTCCAGGCTTTATGGCCTATGTCGTTGCAACGATCGAACTGATAGGGGGACTCGCCCTCATTCTAGGATTCGGTACACGAATTGTATCCGCACTAATGGTTATCATCCTTTTAGTAGCAACTTTTAAAGTGAAATTAGCCGTCGGATTCTTCGGAAATGGTCAAATGGCCGGATACGAGCTGGATCTTTCAATGATTGGGGCCGCTACTTATCTTCTCTTAAATGGCAGTTATGTAATCTCAATTGATTCCTTGTTCAAAAAGGGTCAAAAGCCAACACAGCTTGTGTAA